Proteins encoded by one window of Paraburkholderia terrae:
- a CDS encoding Lrp/AsnC family transcriptional regulator → MTTRNRPLDNQDRKILRQLQKNARLTNAELAELVGMSTTACWNRTRQLENDGYITGYVALLDQKKLGLADIVLLEITLDRHDEDALARLGPELAALPEVLEAYLVSGEYDYLVKVAVDGTAGYERFLRDKLYRISGIRHSRSMFALRCMKSVPSVQV, encoded by the coding sequence ATGACAACGCGAAATCGTCCACTGGACAACCAGGATCGGAAGATCCTGCGCCAGCTTCAGAAGAACGCACGCCTGACCAATGCGGAACTGGCGGAACTCGTCGGGATGTCCACCACGGCGTGCTGGAATCGCACGCGCCAACTCGAAAACGACGGCTACATTACCGGCTATGTCGCGCTACTCGACCAGAAGAAGCTCGGCCTGGCCGACATCGTCCTGCTAGAGATCACGCTCGATCGCCACGACGAGGATGCCCTGGCGCGCCTTGGCCCCGAACTGGCTGCCTTGCCTGAAGTGCTGGAGGCCTATCTCGTGTCGGGCGAATACGACTACCTCGTGAAAGTGGCCGTGGACGGTACCGCCGGGTACGAGCGATTCCTACGCGACAAGCTGTACCGCATCTCGGGCATCCGCCACAGCCGGTCGATGTTTGCGTTGCGCTGCATGAAGAGCGTTCCGTCGGTACAGGTCTGA
- a CDS encoding lytic transglycosylase domain-containing protein, with product MHRMLLLGVMACVVSDAHGSGRVEMMIGGLKGVDADAGVGVVSDTPLIVEFGAPLEAQRARSKVLAWTALVDDVAKRIGVDKALLMAVIDVESGGDPFAVSPKGARGLMQLMPQTGARQGADDLFDPYQNVVAGTRLLDTLLATFGDVSLALAAYNAGEGAVRKFGGTVPPYAETQKYVRRVMERVAVYRR from the coding sequence ATGCACCGAATGCTGTTGCTCGGGGTGATGGCGTGTGTCGTGAGCGATGCGCACGGGTCCGGGCGAGTGGAGATGATGATCGGCGGGTTGAAGGGCGTCGATGCCGATGCGGGTGTCGGTGTCGTTTCGGATACGCCGTTGATCGTCGAGTTCGGCGCGCCGTTGGAGGCTCAGCGCGCGCGTTCGAAAGTTCTCGCGTGGACGGCGCTTGTTGATGATGTCGCGAAGCGTATTGGTGTCGATAAAGCGCTGCTGATGGCTGTCATCGATGTCGAATCGGGTGGTGATCCGTTTGCCGTGTCGCCAAAGGGCGCAAGAGGGTTGATGCAGTTGATGCCGCAAACAGGCGCACGGCAAGGCGCGGACGATCTGTTCGATCCTTACCAGAACGTAGTCGCGGGCACGCGCTTGCTCGATACGCTGCTTGCGACGTTTGGCGATGTGTCGCTGGCGCTCGCGGCGTATAACGCGGGGGAAGGGGCGGTGCGTAAGTTCGGCGGTACGGTTCCGCCATATGCGGAAACGCAGAAGTACGTTCGGCGGGTGATGGAGCGGGTGGCGGTTTATCGGCGATAG
- a CDS encoding TadE family protein, translating to MEGADVKCRGMRKRRVAGQGMTEFLVVAPLLLFFGFVTVQFVLLYQAKSTLDVAVLEAAREGAVNHGSMDVMQAGLARGLAPLYARSADATGVQSALLAARRAVGEAASIEIVSPTAAMMRDFTRPRVYPAERVTHDEIPNDMLMYRDTAHGAESDVNVQDANLLKLRVHYCFDLIVPVANKVLYYATNVIGDIATNGVFSREPAEANVDAYGSPKRPNSLCRTTLADGWQSQRWPVALESEAVVRMQSPFRAEAANEVHATAGR from the coding sequence ATGGAGGGCGCTGACGTGAAGTGCCGAGGCATGCGCAAACGGCGGGTGGCGGGGCAGGGGATGACGGAGTTTCTCGTCGTCGCTCCGCTGCTGCTGTTCTTCGGCTTCGTGACCGTGCAGTTCGTGCTGCTGTACCAGGCGAAATCGACGCTCGATGTCGCCGTGCTCGAAGCCGCGCGCGAAGGGGCCGTCAATCACGGGTCGATGGATGTGATGCAAGCGGGACTCGCGCGTGGACTCGCGCCGTTGTATGCGCGCAGCGCTGACGCAACGGGCGTGCAGTCGGCGTTGCTTGCGGCGCGGCGTGCAGTGGGCGAGGCGGCCTCGATCGAGATCGTCAGCCCGACGGCGGCGATGATGCGCGACTTCACGCGTCCGCGTGTCTATCCCGCTGAACGCGTGACGCACGATGAAATTCCCAATGACATGCTGATGTATCGCGACACCGCACACGGCGCGGAATCGGATGTGAACGTGCAGGATGCGAATCTGCTGAAGCTGCGCGTGCATTATTGCTTCGATCTGATCGTGCCCGTTGCAAACAAGGTGCTGTACTACGCGACGAATGTGATCGGCGATATCGCAACGAACGGCGTGTTTTCGCGCGAGCCTGCAGAAGCGAACGTCGATGCGTACGGCTCGCCGAAGCGGCCCAACAGTTTGTGCAGGACGACGCTTGCCGATGGATGGCAAAGCCAGCGTTGGCCCGTTGCGCTGGAATCCGAGGCGGTTGTGCGGATGCAGTCGCCGTTTCGTGCGGAGGCGGCGAACGAAGTGCATGCGACGGCGGGGCGTTGA
- a CDS encoding DUF192 domain-containing protein, which yields MRHARLVHRGELARIAVEVADRAVERMRGLLGRVALDADHALWLEPCNAVHTFGMRFPIDVVFVDRRGCVLSIHRNVSRARMLVCWRARAALEMRAHAAQASRIEVGDRLEWRALT from the coding sequence GTGAGGCATGCGCGTCTGGTTCATCGCGGCGAGTTGGCTCGTATCGCTGTCGAAGTCGCGGACAGGGCGGTCGAGCGAATGCGCGGATTGCTTGGACGTGTTGCACTCGATGCGGATCACGCGCTGTGGCTCGAACCGTGCAATGCCGTGCATACGTTCGGCATGCGTTTCCCGATCGACGTGGTCTTTGTCGACAGGCGTGGGTGCGTGCTGTCGATTCATCGAAATGTGAGCCGCGCTCGCATGCTCGTCTGCTGGCGTGCGCGAGCGGCGCTGGAGATGCGCGCGCATGCGGCGCAGGCGTCGCGTATCGAAGTCGGCGACAGGCTCGAATGGAGGGCGCTGACGTGA
- a CDS encoding Hpt domain-containing protein — protein MNALQERINALALGDHAVARDVTSALIETNHATLLYMSAARNSEAWNELGHAAHRLAGSLRMLQCRGETALALRLERAALEHDTLTAVALLPGVTEAITALNEKLDALLA, from the coding sequence ATGAATGCGCTGCAGGAACGAATCAATGCGCTCGCGCTCGGCGATCACGCTGTTGCACGGGACGTGACGAGCGCGCTCATTGAAACGAACCACGCAACGCTTCTCTACATGTCCGCAGCCCGTAACAGCGAAGCATGGAACGAGTTGGGCCATGCCGCACATCGTCTGGCGGGTTCGTTGCGGATGTTGCAATGCAGGGGGGAAACCGCACTGGCGCTGCGTCTGGAGCGTGCCGCGCTCGAGCACGACACGCTGACGGCGGTCGCGTTGCTGCCGGGCGTGACGGAAGCAATTACTGCCTTGAACGAAAAGCTCGACGCACTGCTTGCATGA
- a CDS encoding response regulator transcription factor: MASILIVDDHPAFRLVIKTHLLQLLGTQEVFEADNGQSAMEMARQFAPDLTILDLDIPRINGLDVLARLKTAHPSMRVLILSSHDASTFVSRAMRAGAQGFVSKSQDVKEIMRSVEAVMSGYSVFPVAPSASVGAAGRGVVEERKLELLSDKELVILQMLAKGMSNKTIGDALFISNKTVSSHKTRLMTKVGVATLVDLVDFARRCGIAAARQ, from the coding sequence TTGGCTTCTATATTGATAGTGGACGATCACCCGGCGTTTCGGCTGGTTATCAAGACTCATCTGTTGCAATTGCTCGGCACACAGGAAGTATTTGAAGCAGACAATGGACAATCCGCAATGGAAATGGCGCGTCAATTCGCGCCCGACCTGACCATTCTCGATCTGGATATTCCGCGCATAAATGGCCTCGATGTGCTCGCACGCCTGAAAACCGCGCATCCGTCCATGCGCGTACTGATCCTGTCGAGCCACGATGCGTCCACCTTCGTGTCCCGTGCCATGCGCGCGGGTGCGCAAGGCTTCGTCAGCAAGTCGCAAGACGTGAAGGAGATCATGCGCAGTGTCGAAGCCGTCATGTCGGGCTACAGCGTGTTTCCCGTCGCGCCTTCCGCGAGCGTCGGCGCGGCTGGACGGGGCGTCGTCGAAGAGCGCAAGCTCGAATTGCTTTCCGACAAGGAACTGGTGATCCTGCAGATGCTCGCCAAGGGCATGTCCAACAAGACGATCGGTGACGCGCTCTTCATCAGCAACAAGACGGTCAGCAGTCACAAGACGCGGTTGATGACCAAGGTGGGCGTCGCAACGCTCGTCGATCTGGTCGATTTCGCGCGGCGCTGTGGCATCGCCGCGGCCCGGCAATGA
- a CDS encoding TetR/AcrR family transcriptional regulator, with amino-acid sequence MNMKRQPAKPRGRRPAVENFDVREHLLDTATRLFSERGISATTVAQIAAAAEVTSALVHYYFTNRETLLDAIVEERLAPSVGFVWSAAGEDSSDDPFVMVAEFVKRLFDVTGRMPWLPPLWLREVVNEGGMLRDRMVTRIPFDNIKRFGARIKEAQHAGAVNPELEPLLMFNSLFALVMLPQAAAKMWQSIRGFPAIERDTLQRHVTALLLGGMNPPAERAARKPAAKKADTATRRPSTRSSS; translated from the coding sequence ATGAACATGAAACGTCAACCGGCCAAACCGCGCGGGCGCCGCCCCGCCGTCGAGAATTTCGACGTGCGCGAGCATCTGCTCGATACCGCCACGCGCCTTTTCTCGGAGCGCGGCATCTCGGCCACCACCGTCGCGCAGATCGCCGCCGCCGCGGAAGTGACGTCCGCGCTCGTGCATTACTACTTCACGAATCGCGAGACGCTGCTCGACGCGATCGTCGAAGAGCGGCTCGCCCCGTCCGTCGGTTTTGTCTGGAGCGCTGCCGGAGAGGATTCGAGCGACGATCCGTTCGTGATGGTGGCCGAGTTCGTCAAGCGTCTGTTTGACGTGACGGGCCGCATGCCGTGGCTGCCGCCGCTCTGGCTGCGCGAGGTCGTCAACGAAGGCGGGATGCTGCGCGATCGCATGGTCACGCGCATTCCGTTCGACAACATCAAGCGGTTCGGCGCCCGCATCAAGGAAGCGCAGCACGCAGGCGCGGTGAATCCCGAGCTAGAGCCGCTGTTGATGTTCAACTCGCTCTTTGCGCTCGTGATGCTGCCGCAAGCGGCCGCGAAGATGTGGCAAAGCATTCGAGGCTTTCCGGCTATCGAGCGCGACACGCTGCAGCGGCACGTTACGGCCCTGCTGCTCGGCGGCATGAATCCGCCGGCGGAGCGCGCCGCACGCAAGCCGGCCGCGAAAAAAGCGGACACCGCGACACGCCGCCCATCCACGAGGTCCAGCTCATGA
- a CDS encoding HlyD family secretion protein: MKHSRSSARVVRVVAALMACGVLGACSHRADNTWQGYVEGEFVYLGSSQSGKLTKLDVARGDQLTANAPVFALESVDETAALQQAQQQLSAARAQLADIQTGKRPPEIDVTKAQLAQAVANARKAALQLTRDEAQYRVGGIPKGQLDDTRAAADAANAQVHELTHEVQVARLPGRSQQLLAQTAQVEAAQAAVAQAQWKLDQKRVNAPAKGRVYDTLYRVGEWVQAGNPVVQMLPPQNVKVRFFVPETVVGSLAPGRALTVHCDGCASDIDAKITYVSSSSEYTPPVIYSNESRAKLVFMVEAHPSVDDAPRLHPGQPVSVTLR; encoded by the coding sequence ATGAAGCATTCACGTTCATCCGCGCGCGTCGTACGGGTTGTTGCCGCGCTCATGGCATGCGGCGTGCTCGGCGCGTGCTCGCATCGCGCCGACAATACGTGGCAAGGCTACGTCGAAGGGGAATTCGTGTATCTCGGCTCGTCGCAATCGGGCAAGCTGACAAAACTCGACGTCGCGCGCGGCGATCAGCTCACCGCGAATGCCCCCGTTTTCGCGCTCGAATCCGTCGACGAAACAGCCGCGCTGCAACAGGCGCAACAACAGCTCTCCGCCGCCCGCGCGCAACTGGCGGACATCCAGACAGGCAAGCGCCCGCCGGAAATCGACGTGACGAAGGCGCAGCTCGCGCAGGCCGTGGCGAACGCGCGCAAGGCCGCGCTGCAATTGACGCGCGACGAAGCGCAGTATCGCGTGGGCGGCATTCCGAAGGGACAGCTCGACGATACGCGCGCCGCCGCCGACGCCGCCAATGCGCAGGTGCATGAGTTGACGCACGAAGTCCAGGTCGCGCGGTTGCCGGGGCGCTCGCAGCAGTTGCTCGCGCAGACCGCGCAGGTCGAAGCGGCGCAGGCGGCCGTTGCGCAGGCGCAATGGAAGCTTGACCAGAAGCGTGTGAACGCGCCCGCCAAAGGCCGCGTCTACGACACGCTGTACCGTGTCGGCGAATGGGTGCAGGCGGGCAACCCCGTCGTGCAGATGCTGCCGCCGCAAAACGTGAAGGTGCGCTTCTTCGTGCCCGAAACCGTGGTCGGCTCGCTCGCCCCCGGCCGCGCGCTGACGGTCCATTGCGACGGCTGCGCGTCGGATATCGACGCGAAGATCACGTACGTGTCGAGTTCGTCGGAATACACGCCGCCCGTCATCTATAGCAACGAGAGCCGCGCGAAGCTCGTCTTCATGGTCGAAGCGCATCCTTCCGTCGACGACGCGCCGCGCCTGCATCCCGGCCAGCCTGTTTCGGTGACCTTGCGATGA
- a CDS encoding ABC transporter ATP-binding protein, with amino-acid sequence MSTQSGAQGSAEGSLAIDVHNLNKHFGDKHVVNDVTLQVAHGEIFGFLGPNGSGKTTSIRLMCGLLTPDSGSGTCLGYDIVRDSAQIKRNVGYMTQRFSYWEDMTIRENLDFVARIYQMRDRKEKVDRALETLGLQTRADQMTGALSGGWKQRLALAACMLHEPKLLLLDEPTAGVDPTARRDFWEELHRLAAQGISVLVSTHYMDEAERCHKLAYIAYGKLLAQGTAQQVIDSQALATWAIHGERLTQLSEQLRKTPGVDQTVVFGSALHASGHDHAALEKAIRQVTSGLPMRIEPIQTGLEDVFIYMMSRSADNYGKPS; translated from the coding sequence ATGAGCACGCAGAGCGGGGCGCAAGGTTCGGCGGAAGGCTCGCTCGCCATCGACGTACACAACCTCAACAAGCACTTCGGCGACAAGCACGTTGTCAACGACGTCACGCTGCAAGTCGCGCACGGCGAAATCTTCGGCTTTCTCGGCCCGAACGGCAGCGGCAAGACGACGTCGATCCGCCTGATGTGTGGCCTGCTCACGCCGGATTCCGGCAGCGGCACCTGCCTCGGCTACGACATCGTGCGCGACAGCGCGCAGATCAAGCGCAACGTCGGCTACATGACGCAGCGCTTCTCGTACTGGGAAGACATGACGATCCGCGAAAACCTCGATTTCGTCGCGCGTATCTATCAGATGCGCGACCGCAAGGAGAAGGTGGATCGCGCGCTCGAAACGCTCGGCTTGCAGACGCGCGCGGACCAGATGACAGGGGCGCTGTCGGGCGGCTGGAAGCAACGGCTCGCGCTCGCCGCCTGCATGCTGCACGAACCGAAGCTGCTGCTGCTCGACGAACCGACAGCGGGCGTCGACCCCACTGCGCGCCGCGACTTCTGGGAAGAATTGCACCGGCTCGCCGCGCAAGGCATTTCGGTGCTGGTCAGCACGCACTATATGGACGAAGCGGAGCGCTGCCACAAGCTCGCGTATATCGCGTACGGCAAACTGCTCGCGCAAGGCACGGCACAGCAGGTGATCGATTCGCAGGCGCTCGCCACGTGGGCGATTCACGGCGAGCGTCTGACGCAGCTGTCCGAACAGTTGCGCAAGACGCCTGGCGTCGATCAGACCGTCGTATTCGGCTCCGCGCTGCACGCAAGCGGCCACGACCACGCCGCCCTCGAAAAGGCGATCCGACAGGTAACGTCCGGCCTGCCCATGCGGATCGAGCCGATCCAAACCGGCCTCGAAGACGTCTTCATCTACATGATGAGCCGCTCGGCCGATAACTACGGGAAGCCATCGTGA
- a CDS encoding ABC transporter permease, with amino-acid sequence MNRLFSVTRWWGIVLKEFIQLRRDRITFGMIVGLPILQLALFGFAINTDPKHLRTAVVISEQSQFSRSFVAAMKNSDYFHIVDTLPDDAAAREALARGDVTFVVSIPVDFSRRLLRGERPALLVEADATDPTATQAPLAALPGLVQSVADKDITGPLAHLNGAPAAFDVQIHKLYNPEGVTQYNVVPGLMGTILTLTMVMMTGLAMTRERERGTMENLLATPVLPIEVIAGKLVPYIAIGLVQASIILAAARYVFNVPFVGSLIALYIAALLFIAANLTVGITLSSIAQNQLQAMQLTIFYFLPSLLLSGFMFPFAGMPVWAQWIGNLLPLTYFNRLVRGILLKGNGWVELWPSVWPVAIFTAVVLAIAVRFYRRTLD; translated from the coding sequence GTGAACCGTCTATTCTCCGTGACGCGCTGGTGGGGCATCGTCCTCAAGGAGTTCATCCAGTTGCGGCGCGACCGCATCACATTTGGCATGATCGTCGGCTTGCCGATTCTTCAGCTCGCGCTGTTCGGCTTTGCGATCAATACCGACCCGAAGCATCTGCGCACGGCTGTCGTCATCAGCGAGCAGAGCCAGTTCTCGCGCAGCTTCGTCGCGGCGATGAAGAACTCGGACTACTTTCATATCGTCGATACGCTGCCCGACGACGCCGCGGCACGCGAGGCGCTGGCACGCGGCGACGTGACCTTCGTCGTGTCGATTCCCGTCGATTTTTCGCGGCGGCTCTTGCGCGGCGAACGGCCCGCGCTGCTCGTCGAAGCCGACGCCACCGATCCAACCGCGACACAGGCGCCGCTCGCCGCGCTGCCCGGTCTCGTGCAGTCTGTCGCGGACAAGGACATCACCGGGCCGCTTGCGCATCTGAACGGCGCGCCCGCCGCGTTCGACGTGCAGATCCACAAGCTGTACAACCCCGAGGGCGTTACGCAGTACAACGTCGTGCCGGGCTTGATGGGCACGATCCTCACGCTGACGATGGTCATGATGACGGGCCTCGCGATGACCCGCGAACGCGAGCGCGGCACGATGGAAAACCTGCTCGCGACACCCGTGCTGCCGATCGAGGTGATCGCGGGCAAGCTGGTGCCGTACATCGCAATCGGGCTCGTGCAGGCGTCGATCATTCTGGCGGCGGCGCGCTATGTCTTCAACGTGCCGTTCGTCGGCAGTCTGATCGCGTTGTATATCGCCGCGCTGCTCTTCATCGCGGCGAACCTGACGGTCGGCATTACGTTGTCGTCGATTGCGCAGAACCAGTTGCAGGCGATGCAGCTCACCATCTTCTACTTTCTGCCGAGCCTGCTGCTGTCGGGTTTCATGTTTCCGTTCGCAGGCATGCCCGTGTGGGCGCAATGGATCGGCAATCTGCTGCCGCTCACGTACTTCAACAGGCTCGTGCGCGGCATTCTGCTCAAGGGCAATGGCTGGGTCGAACTGTGGCCATCTGTGTGGCCCGTCGCGATCTTCACAGCCGTCGTGTTGGCCATTGCCGTGCGTTTCTATCGGCGCACGCTGGATTAG
- a CDS encoding efflux transporter outer membrane subunit: protein MKHYVLLSALALCGCAVGPDFHAPAAPDAQSYTREALPAATQAGGITQTLVAANNALPAWWMQFHSDALNRLVDTALQHSPTLDEARAKLVEARENYIAQAGATEFPTIDATLSGTRQKVNPAAFGIPNVPNPGPFTLFNASVSVSYALDIFGGNRRALEALLAQVDYQTYELDAARLSLAGNVVSTAIRRASLQQQLALTQQLADAQAHQLTIVEGRYAAGGVAQLDVRTQRTLLAQTRAQIPPLTTQLAQADHQLAILLGVAPSQADFNEITLDALHLPDTVPVTLPSTLARERPDIRASEALLHQASANVGVATANLYPQFIVSAGIGSERTRIEDVVNSLNVWNLGLNLTQPIFHGGELRAKKRAAQAAYDAAFASYRQTVLQALQQVADTLHALNDDARELQARDDAASEAQASVTIAQAQYAAGGVSQFSLIDTQRQALQTALDRTRAQADRLADTAALFQALGGMTPGASADQTAKR from the coding sequence ATGAAACACTACGTGCTGTTATCCGCGCTCGCGCTGTGCGGCTGCGCGGTCGGCCCCGACTTTCACGCGCCCGCCGCGCCCGATGCCCAGTCCTACACGCGTGAAGCGCTGCCCGCCGCGACGCAGGCCGGAGGTATCACGCAAACGCTCGTCGCCGCGAACAACGCGCTGCCCGCATGGTGGATGCAGTTTCACTCCGACGCGCTGAACCGTCTCGTCGACACGGCGCTGCAACACAGCCCGACACTCGACGAAGCGCGCGCGAAACTCGTCGAGGCGCGCGAGAACTACATCGCGCAAGCGGGCGCGACCGAGTTCCCCACCATCGATGCGACGCTGTCCGGCACGCGGCAAAAGGTGAATCCCGCTGCGTTCGGCATTCCGAACGTGCCGAACCCCGGGCCGTTCACGCTGTTCAATGCGTCGGTGAGCGTGTCGTATGCGCTCGATATTTTCGGCGGCAACCGGCGCGCGCTCGAAGCCTTGCTCGCGCAAGTCGATTATCAGACGTATGAGCTCGATGCCGCGCGCCTGTCGCTGGCGGGCAATGTCGTGTCAACGGCGATCCGGCGCGCGTCGCTGCAACAGCAACTCGCGCTGACCCAGCAACTCGCGGATGCACAGGCGCATCAACTGACGATCGTCGAAGGACGGTACGCGGCGGGCGGCGTCGCGCAACTCGACGTGCGAACACAGCGCACGCTGCTCGCGCAGACGCGCGCGCAGATTCCGCCGCTGACGACGCAACTCGCGCAAGCCGATCATCAGCTCGCGATTTTGCTCGGCGTCGCGCCGTCGCAAGCGGATTTCAACGAGATCACGCTCGATGCGCTGCATCTGCCCGACACCGTACCCGTCACGCTGCCGTCGACGCTCGCGCGCGAACGGCCAGACATCCGCGCATCGGAGGCGCTGTTGCATCAGGCTAGCGCGAATGTCGGCGTCGCGACGGCGAACCTGTATCCGCAGTTCATCGTGTCGGCGGGGATCGGGTCGGAGCGCACGCGCATCGAAGATGTCGTCAACAGCCTGAACGTGTGGAACCTCGGCCTGAATCTGACGCAGCCGATCTTTCATGGCGGCGAGCTACGGGCGAAGAAGCGCGCCGCGCAGGCTGCTTATGATGCGGCGTTTGCATCGTATCGGCAGACGGTGTTGCAGGCGCTCCAGCAAGTCGCCGATACGCTGCACGCGTTGAATGATGATGCGCGCGAACTGCAGGCTCGCGATGACGCGGCGTCGGAAGCGCAGGCAAGCGTAACGATCGCGCAGGCACAGTATGCGGCGGGCGGCGTCAGTCAGTTCAGCTTGATCGATACGCAGCGCCAGGCGTTGCAGACGGCGCTCGACAGGACGCGCGCACAGGCTGATCGTCTTGCGGATACGGCGGCGCTGTTTCAGGCGCTGGGCGGGATGACGCCGGGGGCGTCGGCCGATCAGACGGCGAAGCGATAG
- a CDS encoding GlsB/YeaQ/YmgE family stress response membrane protein: protein MEHGIIAWLIIGCIAGWLASVLVSGSGYGVLLDIVVGIVGAFIGGWLSGVLHISLGSGWIGSTITAFIGAVILLFVIRLFRRG, encoded by the coding sequence ATGGAACACGGAATCATTGCCTGGCTGATCATCGGCTGTATCGCGGGCTGGCTTGCTAGTGTGCTGGTGTCGGGCAGCGGCTATGGCGTCCTCCTCGATATCGTCGTCGGCATTGTGGGCGCGTTTATCGGCGGCTGGCTGTCGGGCGTGCTGCATATCTCGCTTGGCAGCGGATGGATCGGTTCGACGATCACGGCGTTCATCGGCGCTGTGATCCTGCTGTTCGTCATCCGGCTTTTCCGGCGCGGCTGA
- a CDS encoding GNAT family N-acetyltransferase, which translates to MLCEALTLRSLNETDAAAFTKLRLKAIDDSPSAIWPTLEEERTRPLDAVAAQIRQTPEQIVFGVFDQHMLIGIAGLKQEPYAQLRHKGVLWGLFVHPLYRNVGVARELLGAALTHARTMRMRQIHLRVNTENHRARRLYMTSGFTGYGVEHRAMCVNGRYFDEENMVLFLDGENTAA; encoded by the coding sequence ATGCTTTGCGAGGCTCTGACACTTCGGTCTTTGAACGAAACCGACGCCGCTGCGTTCACAAAACTGCGGCTCAAGGCCATCGACGATTCCCCATCGGCGATCTGGCCGACCCTCGAAGAAGAGCGCACGCGGCCGCTCGACGCTGTCGCCGCGCAAATACGGCAGACGCCTGAACAGATCGTGTTCGGCGTATTCGATCAGCACATGCTGATCGGAATCGCCGGTCTCAAACAGGAGCCTTACGCGCAGTTACGTCACAAGGGCGTGCTGTGGGGCTTGTTCGTTCATCCTCTGTATCGGAACGTGGGCGTCGCGCGCGAATTGCTCGGGGCCGCGTTGACGCATGCGCGCACGATGCGCATGCGGCAGATTCATCTTCGCGTCAATACCGAGAACCATCGTGCGCGGCGGCTTTATATGACGAGTGGGTTTACTGGCTATGGCGTTGAGCACCGCGCGATGTGCGTGAACGGGCGTTACTTCGATGAAGAGAACATGGTGTTGTTTCTGGATGGCGAGAATACCGCTGCGTAG
- a CDS encoding ABC transporter permease, producing MKFAKPMFAPHTSIVERVWYFTLRGLAVLTLLYLILPVLAIVPLSFSSSTFLVYPIPGWSLRWYQNLIASDEWRMAAKNSFIVAPSATVLATVLGTLAAIGLTKANFKGKALLMAILISPMIVPVVVVGVGMYLFFAPLGLANTYIGLIMAHASLGVPFVVTTVAATLQGFNYNLVRASLSLGANPVKTFFSITLPVIAPGVISGALFAFATSFDEVVVTLFLAGADQTTLPRQMFTGIRENISPTIAALATILIVFSTCLLLALEWLRGRNAARAVAA from the coding sequence ATGAAATTTGCCAAACCGATGTTCGCGCCGCATACGTCGATAGTCGAGCGCGTGTGGTATTTCACGTTGCGCGGGCTTGCCGTGTTGACGCTGCTGTATCTGATCCTGCCCGTGCTCGCGATTGTGCCGTTGTCGTTTTCATCGAGTACGTTTCTCGTCTATCCGATTCCGGGCTGGTCGCTGCGCTGGTATCAGAACCTGATCGCCTCCGACGAATGGCGGATGGCCGCGAAGAACAGCTTTATCGTCGCGCCGTCGGCGACCGTGCTGGCAACGGTGCTTGGCACGCTCGCGGCGATCGGTTTGACGAAGGCGAACTTCAAGGGTAAGGCGCTGCTGATGGCGATTCTGATTTCGCCGATGATCGTGCCCGTCGTTGTGGTCGGCGTCGGCATGTATCTGTTTTTTGCGCCGCTGGGACTGGCCAATACATATATCGGCCTGATCATGGCGCATGCGTCGCTGGGCGTGCCGTTCGTCGTGACGACGGTGGCGGCTACATTGCAGGGCTTCAACTACAACCTCGTGCGGGCAAGCCTGTCGCTCGGCGCGAACCCGGTGAAGACTTTTTTCAGTATCACACTGCCGGTGATCGCGCCGGGCGTGATTTCAGGCGCGCTGTTCGCATTCGCGACGTCGTTCGACGAAGTGGTCGTCACGCTGTTCCTCGCGGGCGCCGATCAGACGACGTTGCCGCGGCAGATGTTCACGGGTATCCGCGAGAACATCAGCCCGACCATCGCCGCGCTGGCGACGATTCTTATCGTGTTCTCGACCTGCTTGCTGCTTGCGCTCGAATGGTTGCGTGGAAGGAATGCGGCGCGGGCGGTGGCGGCGTGA